The nucleotide sequence CATGtaatttttctctggctgctttcaagatgtttttttcatcttcagctttcagaaattttattatattaataatgtgtTCTGGAATGGATTTTTTGGATTTATCATGTTTGAGATTTGCTTGGCTTTTTACATCTGTAGATTTTTGTCTCTTGCCAAATTTGGAGAGTTTTCAAGTACTTTTCAGCCCTGTCcatcttcatttctccttccaaactccaataacaaaaatattagacCTTCTGTTAAACTCCCACAATTCTTGAGGCTCTGTTCATCTCTTTGCCAGTATATTTTCTCACTGTTATTCAGATTgagtaatttctattgttctatcttcTAGTCCACTCATTTCTTTGTTACCTCTAATATGCTGGTAGGCCCATCCACTgagctttttatttcagttttaaaacctCCTTATACTTATTCTTTATACTTTCTACTTGGCTGAGGCTGATTTTTGCATTTAtctcaaatgttttcttctggctGTGGatatttagttgtccaaataaatattatttgtatagactgtctttttttggttgaatgatcttggcacccttgtcaaaaataaattgccCATATACATGAGGGttttttctggactctcaattctgttccattgacctatacatctatctttatgccagtatgaCACTGATGTTgatgttttgattattatagcttggTAGTATGCATTAAAATCAGGCAGCATGTGAGTGCTCcaactttgtttctctttttcaagattgtttggcTATTCAGGATTCCACATAAATTCTAAGACAGGCTtttctaaaaaacagaaaaaaaactacTGGGATTTTATGTGGATtaaattaaatctatagatcactttgggtagtattgtcatcttaacaaaattaaattttccaattcatgagcatagGAGGTCTTCCCACTTATTTAGGTCTCCTGTAATTtgtttcaacaatgttttatagtcttCCATGAAcaagtcttttgcctccttgATTAAACTCATtgataagtattttattctttttgatattataaatagaatttttaaaatttccttttcagacAGTTCATTGGAAATGTACAGAAAtttaactgatttttgtgtatttattttgtattctgcaactttgctaaattcattagctctaacaattttttttgttggatgtcttagtccattcatgaTGCTTTAACAAAATAGCTGAGATTggataatttatgaagaacagaaatttattttttacaattctggaggctggaagtccaagatcaagatgccagcaagTTCAGTGTCTGGTTAGGGGCCCAGTCTCTACTTCCAGTATGGAACCTTGTTGCTCTGTCCTcacaaggcagaaaaaaatggaagggaaAAGAACCGAGCTAGTTCCCTCTAcctttttataaggtcactaatcccatgGTAGAACCATCATGACTTAACCACTTTCTGAAGGCCCACTTCTTAACactatcacattggtgattaagtttcaacacatgaattttgggggacacattcacaTCATAGCAGGATTCCAGGGTTTTATAGATATGAGCTCATGTCTTCagtgaagaaataattttacttctcccTAACTAattggatgccttttctttttattgcctaattactctggctagaaCTGTCAATACTATATTGAATAGCAATTGTGAAAGTTAGCATCCTTATGTTGTTCCTCTTTTTAGGGGAAGGGTGTTTAGTCTTTCACCAGTATgaatgatgttagctgtagattTTTCATACATGGCTCTTACTATGTTGAGGGAgtttccttctatacctagtttagtgagtgtttttatcatgaaaggatgttcaaTTTTGTCATGCTTTTACTACATCAAAGGAGATGATCGTGTGGGTTTTATACTTCATTACATTAATGTGGTACATTAcattaatgtggtatattacattatTGATTTTAATATGTTGAACTAGCCTTGCATTCTGGCAGTAAATACCACTTAGTCATGATATATAGTACTTTTAATGCTGTGCTGAATTTTAATTTGGGAGTATTTTGATTAGGAATGTTACATCTATATCCATAATGTATCCAGTATCTATGtactggcctgtagttttcttttcttatagtgtcTTTGTGGTACCAGGCTAATGTTaccctcatagaatgagttagaaaattTCCCTCTTCCACATTTTAGCAGAGTCTGAGAAAGATTTGTGTTaactcttctttaaatgtttggtagaattagCAAGGATGCTATCTGGTCATGGGCCTTTCTTTCCTGGATTTTTATTACAGATtcaatattcttaatatttatagctctattcagaattttttcttcctgagtcaATTCTGATAGATtgtatattttcagaaatgtgtCCATTTTACTTTGGTTAacaaatttattggcatacatTTATTCATAGCATTCCCTTATAGtcctttttatgtctttaaattgACAGTAATGTCTCCAATGTAATTTCTGAGTTTAGTagtttgagttttctttttttggttagtcaatctagctaaaggtttatcaattttatcgaTCTTTTCAAGTAACCAACTGtcagtttcactgattttttttctgttgctcatCTATTCTCCCTTATGTATCTTTGCTCTAAACTTtactattatttccttccttctgctcgCTTCAGTTTagcttgctcttctttttctagttccataGTATTACAAataggttattgatttgaaatctttcttacTTTTATAATATGCAAATACAACTATAAATTTCCTCCTTAGAACTGTTTTTGCTATAGTCTATAAGTTTTGGTGTGCTGTGATTTTATTTCCGTTCATCTCAAGGTATATTCTACTTTCCTTGATTTTCTCTTTGATCCATTCATTAAGactgtgttttttaatttccacatatttactaattttccagttttcctcctGTTATTATTCATTTCAGGTTTCTGTCCATTGTGATCACAAAGGTACTTTGTATGACttcaataatttcaaatttattaaaacttattttgtggcctaacatttGATCcatcctagagaatgttccatgttcaTTTTAGTAAAATGTGCActctgttgttgggtggagtgttctgcGTATaaatgctccttgacttacaatggggttaaaTCCCAATAAACTCATTAAGTTGAAAATCTGCAAGCCAAACTATCAttaagtcagggactgtctgtataTCGCTTAAGCACAATTGGTTTATAGTGTAGCTAAAGTCTTATATTTCCTTACTGATCTCTTGTCTGGTCGTTCTACTATTATTGAAGGTGAAGTATTAAAGTCTCCAACCATTATTGTAGAACTATTATTCTCTTCAATTATGTCaatttttacttcatatattttgaagctatattGTTAGGCCTGTATGTTTATAACAGTTATATCTTTTTTCTATAGTgaatattttatcaatatatgATGATATCCTAATGATCTCTTGTAACTTTTtgtgatttaaagtctatttgtCTCACAATGACATAGCCACCACAGCTCATTTGGTTattatttgcatgaaatatttttccatccttttactttcaacctttctctgcttcctgttatctaaagtgagtctcttgtaggtaGTGTATACAtgattcttagttttatttttaatccagtctGCCTACCAATCTATACCTATGATTTGAGGagtttaatccattcacatttaatgtttaATGTAATTGCTGATCAGGAAAGATTTACTTTTGCCATTTAGCTATAATACCAACTTAGTTTCAATAGCATACAAACATTCTGCTCCTATATATTTCTAACCCTCCCCCTTTACATTGTAATTGTcacataaatttataatttttcatctgCTTGTCTTAAAtgatataggaaaagaaaaagttataaacCAAAAAGAACAATAATACTGGCTCTTTAATTTTTACCTACGAAATTACCTTTActagtgttctttttttcttatgttttagagTTTCTGTCTagcatcctttcatttcagcctgaagTATTTTTTGTAGGGCAAATCTGTTAATAaacttcctcagcttttgtttatctagaAATGTCCAAATTTTgccttcattcttgaaggatagttttgcctGTTACAAAATTGTTAGTTGACAGCTTTCTCTTTCAGGGTAGCATCTTAACTGTTATTTCACTGATGTGgcttccatggtttctgatgagaaatcagctgttaatcttattaTGGATTGCTTCTAGGTAATGAATGCATCAGTGATCATTTGCTGCTTTCAAATTCCATCTTTGGGTTTTGAATATCTGACTATAATATGTCTTTGTGTGAATCTTTTTATGTTTATCCTGTTTGGAGTTTGTTGAACTTCTTGGATGTAtacatttatgtctttcatcaaatcTGAGGAGTTTCTAGATATTACTTCTTCAAGTATTCCTTATGTTTTCCCTCTGCAATTCCCATTATGTGCATGTTACTACACCTGATGGTCTCCCACAGGTCTCCCTcaggttctgttcatttttcattattctttttctgcTCTTCAAAATGGATAATCTCAATTGAACTATTTTCAAGTTCACTATAATGCCTACTCAAATATGCCGTTGAACtcttctagtgaatttttcacttcACTTATTGTATTTTGCAGCTCTAAAATTTCTACATTgatcctttataatttttctttattgatattctctaatTGTTGAAACATTATTAACCTGGTTTCCTTTAGTTCCACATCTATAGTTTCCTTAACTCCTGTACTTATTAAGAAAGTTGATTTAAAGTCCTTATTCCTGGGCTTCCTCATGAACAGCTGGGAGACAGGCAATTTACTGGTAGCTCGGGAGCTTAAAATGCCCCAGTACTCTCTTCCAGTTTTGACTAGAATTCAGAATTCTACAAAAGTTGATTCTGACATTTTTCACCAGCTCACTAGTTGCTTTTAAGGAAAGACAGAGCCCTGGATTTTCTGCACTATGATATTTTTTATGACACGTTTGGTTTCTTGAAAATGGCATGATTCTGTTTATATCAAATATCCAGAACAGGTAAATCCATAGAACACAAAGTAgttcagtggctgccaggggctggggaggagagaatgaggaATAACTCTTacgggtacagggtttcttttaggAGTGATGAAAACGTTATGGTGGTGAAGGTTGCACAACTTTGTTAATATACTAAAATCCACtcaattgtacattttaaaaggatggattttatggcatgtgaattatatctcaattttaaaacttcaaaaactttATATTCCAATGATAAGTGAACTCCTAAATAAATCAGGAGTCTTATAAGAATGGGGATTTTGCTGAAGGTATCATAGTTTCTATCATCAATGTCTCCTGCACACATCAGACATTCAAGAAGATTTTAAGATTCAACAAAGGGGTGCTAACTTCTTATTAGCTAACATCCTGTGCCTACCAGCCCCCCTTCTATATTACAACTGTAATGCATATTACAATTTCTCCTCTCAAGCAAAAGTCCTTAGGAGAAATGCCTAATTGTTATCGAAATGTCATATTGTATATATAGGTAAGATTTTTCTCCATAATTCAGATAATTCAGATACGATGCATAACAAAGTACCTGgcaatgcaattttaaaaatcataaaatgtgtaACTTCTGTGTCTCAAATAACATACAACAAAACAAACccctttgttctttatttcattcaGAATAACTGAAGATGTGGTCCCCTTTATGCAATGAGTAGTTTTTGAGTGCCAGCCACTCTTCCAGATATAGAAGCTTCATGTTAAAAAGCTAGCCTCTTAGATGCTTGTATCTTTTCATCAATATTGCATGAGTaaatagctaaaacaaaaactatatacACATTGAGTGATGCTGGCCACAGACAGGATACAGTTCAGGGCCAGCTACAGATCCCACGTGAAGGGGCAGAGTAAGGACAGAAAATGTAAGCCAATGTTCCATGTTTGGCAAGAATGTTTCTCCATTAACGTACAGGGTAAAGTGcaacatacagaagaaaaaagtCCCCTGTTACCTGGGGAAATATCCTGAATTGTATATGCTACATGCACATTTTCTCTGAAAGCATAACAGATTTGACAATTGAGAGACACACAACTCTCCATAACATTCTGATAATGTTACAGCAGAGCTGACCGAGAACAAACCGAGTGGCACTTAAAGGTGCAGAAGAGCAGGTTTATTATgccagcgggctcagaggggcctcgccaccaaattctgagcccctaACAAAGAGTGTAGTAGTCTTTTATACATTTCGTTTAGGGAGGGAGTGGGGCACAGGTACAATGTGGTTATTTTTAGCGGGGGCAGGTTCTTGAACAATCTTAGATCCTGGTATAGAGTTTCTATagaatttctttctgttctagCTTGTCATAGCAGGAAGTTGCTACAAGCAGTTTACAGAGGCAAGAGCGGCAGCAGTTTAGCGGTTACAAGGGGGGTTGCCCAAGGGGAGGGGTTTCGTCTaatggaattttccatttctctatcaTTTCCCCACTTTGATGCTTACTATAAAATTCTTTCTATAAGGCATTATGATATTCCTGTAGAATGTGATTCAGGCTGTGGTTTGTGAAACTGTGTTTTGTATGAACCTGGTGATGAGGTTAAAAATTGGGGGGCCTAAGGTTATTAGGAGGAGTATAATTAAGATGGGTCCTGCCAGTGGCAGCAACCATGTAGCCCATGGCCCGAGGTTGAAACCCCATGACTGTTTTAAATCTTGGTTTctcctttctattctttctttcagttctttaacTTTTTTGGTTACTATCTCTGAttgatttacataataacaaCATTCTTCCCCCAGAAAGACACAAGTTCTCCCCTTTTCTGCGGTAAGGAGATCCAAGGCCCGCAGTTTTGTAAGGCCACTGCAGCTACTGAATCTATCTGGGCTTGTAGAGATAGGAGGGAGTCTGCTACTCTCTCCATGTCTTCATTTAACTCCTGTGATAATTCATAGTATGTGTTTAATGAAGTTCCTAGGCCACTTAATCAGGTTCCTATTCCGGCGGCAATTCCTCCTCCTATTGGGAGACCAGCCAAGAGAGCCCGCTTCTACCGAATGTTTGTGTGCGGGCTCAGGGCCTCTTCTAATTCATTGTCTGTAAAATCAGAGACATCAGGTGTGAGGAATACTTGTATACAGCTACCAGACCACTTTGTCAGGAGGCAGGAATACACCTGAGCCCCACAGAGGAAAAACACACCTTTTGAGGGGCAGATTATTTTGCTTTCGACCATGGTGTCATTTTTTGTACATATCTGTCCAGGGACCTCTCCTATTGAGAGATTTTCTGGCCTCCTCCAGAGACATGTTATGTTTAGTCCAGGGAGGACGGCCAACTTTACATTGCTAGCTACTGGCCCTTTAATGACAGTGGTGTTAGCAGTGGTATTAGGTTGGGCCGTGTGTTTGATAGTTCCATTCCGCCGGGTGGGCACTGGGACTCCTATGAAGACTCGTTTTTGCAATGGGAGGCAGACCCAGCAGGAAGTATAGTTGGGCAGGGCCCGTAGAGTAATATTTAAGAATTTGGCAATTAATAGGGATGTCTTAAGGAGTTCTGTAAGTTTCCGAATTCCACTGAGGTCGGGGTTGTTTGTATAGGGGTGGGGTAGCTTGACCAATTCGGTCAGTTTTAACCTTTTGGTCAAGTTTCCTTTTTGCTTGGTCCTGCACTCCCCGTCCGTCTGAGATTCCTGCATGGGTATAGTAAGTCCAGCACATAGTCTTTCCTTTGGGGTTCTGGCAGGTGGAAATATATGGGCTAATGATCTGCCTGGTCTAATAGAGTTTGTTCCCATAAGTACACAGGGCAGCTCTAGTGTAGCACTTTGCTGGCATGTAAGTTTGGGAGATAAAGAAGGTCCCTGCAGGGCCCCTGACTCAAGAGGGGCATGCTGAGCATGGGGGCGTGGACCCTCCCTCCACTACGGGGGTCAGAGTTAGTACCTCAAGTAGAAGAAAAATCCTGCTATGGCCCAGTATAATACAGTAAAAGTTATTTTCCCCCCTACTGTCCAGTCTTTAGGGGTCACGATGCCCAAGAGTATGGCCAAAAGTCCAAAGAGTCCGGTTGTAATGTTGAGAACCAGTTTGTTCATTTGGCTGGTGCAGTCTTTGGTGTTGTAGATTGGGTGA is from Lemur catta isolate mLemCat1 chromosome 10, mLemCat1.pri, whole genome shotgun sequence and encodes:
- the LOC123645730 gene encoding zinc finger protein 69 homolog; the encoded protein is MQESQTDGECRTKQKGNLTKRLKLTELVKLPHPYTNNPDLSGIRKLTELLKTSLLIAKFLNITLRALPNYTSCWVCLPLQKRVFIGVPVPTRRNGTIKHTAQPNTTANTTVIKGPVASNALMAFRDVAVAFTQKEWKLLSPAQRNLYREVMLENYSHLVSLGIAFSKPKLIIQLEQGDEPWREENECLLDLCPGEWEALGRGGCRALRSSAVKEGRADSEVLGGSSFPGLPSHW